A segment of the Sphingopyxis sp. OAS728 genome:
GCGCGGCGCGATCCTCCAGCCCGAAATGCAGGTCGCTGATATGGAAGAGCCGCGTCATGTCGTCGCGACGAAATCGACCGCGCTCGTCCCGAGCCCGAAGCGAGCGGGCGAGGCGGTTTCGCCGAGTTCGCCGTCATATTCGAGGCTGATCGGCGCTGCGCTTTCGAGGACGATCGTCTCGCCGCTGACGATCTCTTCGCTCGGCCCGTCTCGGAAATCGCCGCCGAGCCAGGCAAGGCCGTGACGGATTACATCGGCGGTGCCTTCGGTCAGGACGCCGTCGGCGCGGACACCTTGCGGCGTCGGGGTCAGGATGATCGCCGGATAGGCCCGTTCATGTCCGGCGACCGCGACTCCGGGTGCGTTGAGCATGGCATCGAGTGCGTCGGGCGCGGCGCGGCTTGCCTCGATCAACCCGTCCTGCCGCATAGTCTCGCGAACTTCGGCCCAGCGCGTTGCGGGGCCGGCAACGATGGTGATGAAGGCGTTGCCGTCGTCCGAGTGGATTGTCGGGATCGGCCGTCGCCGTCCTTTCCCCTGCAATGTGTCGGCCAGGATTTCGGGGGCCGGTCGGTCGCCGTGCAACGCCTTTGAGAGCAGGTTGAGTGTTCCGCCGGGTAGCGGCAGGACCGCGCCGTCCCAGCCGGCGGCCTTTGTCGCGGCGGCGTTGATCGTTCCGTCGCCGGTCCAGACGATGAGCAGGTCGATGTTTTGCCGGGTGAGTTCGGCGGCATCGGGGATATCGTCGCCGGGGAGCGCAAAAACGGCGGACAGCGGCGAACCGGCGGCGCGGCAGGTTTCGACGATCTCGGCGAGCATGGCGTCGTCATGGCTGCCGCTCTGGCTGTTGCAGACAAGAGCGGGGCGTGCGTAGGTGCTGGTCATCGCCCTATCCTACGCGCGAACGCCGAAAAGGTGTCCGTCTATATCGCGCCGCCGTCTTGTTCGCCGCCCCGCCGCCCTGTAGGGCGCGAAATATGGCGGGGCCGGTTTCCAAAGGACGACGGTTGATCAAATTCCTGTTCGTGGTGCTTTTGCTCGTGCTGTTGTTCGGCGGCGGCGCCAAGATGATCGTCGCGGGCG
Coding sequences within it:
- a CDS encoding diacylglycerol/lipid kinase family protein gives rise to the protein MTSTYARPALVCNSQSGSHDDAMLAEIVETCRAAGSPLSAVFALPGDDIPDAAELTRQNIDLLIVWTGDGTINAAATKAAGWDGAVLPLPGGTLNLLSKALHGDRPAPEILADTLQGKGRRRPIPTIHSDDGNAFITIVAGPATRWAEVRETMRQDGLIEASRAAPDALDAMLNAPGVAVAGHERAYPAIILTPTPQGVRADGVLTEGTADVIRHGLAWLGGDFRDGPSEEIVSGETIVLESAAPISLEYDGELGETASPARFGLGTSAVDFVATT